The following coding sequences lie in one Gadus macrocephalus chromosome 1, ASM3116895v1 genomic window:
- the si:dkey-150i13.2 gene encoding mitochondrial carnitine/acylcarnitine carrier protein: MGDGEAAGQRVSPLKNFAAGGVAGACLLLAGHPLDTIKVRLQTQPKASPGQLLLYRGTYDCFHKTISKEGILGLYKGMGAPLAGVAPMMAISFFGFGLGKQLQQGNSGKALTPVQIFLSGCLAGVFTTVIVAPGERIKCLLQVQASGGAVKYAGPIDCALRLFKEQGIRSVYKGTLLTLIRDVPSNGLYFLTYETLKNLLTTEGQSVSQLSTPKIILAGGVAGILNWTIALPPDVLKSNFQTAADGKYRGQVDVLRTLLREEGPRGLYKGFNAVFLRAFPANAVRLI; this comes from the exons ATGGGGGACGGGGAGGCTGCCGGTCAGCGGGTCTCACCGCTGAAGAACTTCGCGGCGGGGGGCGTCGCCGGAGCGTGTCTCCTGCTCGCCGGACACCCGCTTGACACGATCAAG GTGAGGTTACAGACTCAGCCCAAAGCTTCCCCCGGCCAGCTCTTACTCTACAGAGGAACTTATGACTGCTTCCACAAGACCATCTCCAAAGAG GGGATCCTGGGCCTGTACAAGGGCATGGGGGCTCCCCTGGCTGGAGTTGCTCCTATGATGGCCATTAGTTTCTTTGGCTTCGGTTTGGGGAAACAGCTTCAGCAAGGCAACTCTGGCAAAGCACTGAC GCCCGTGCAGATCTTCCTGTCGGGCTGCCTGGCGGGGGTGTTCACCACAGTGATAGTGGCTCCAGGGGAGAGGATCAAGTGCTTACTGCAG GTGCAGGCTAGCGGTGGAGCAGTTAAATATGCAGGTCCTATTGACTGTGCTCTGAGGCTCTTTAAGGAGCAGGGGATACGCAGTGTCTACAAAGGCACCCTGCTTACTCTGATCAGAG ATGTGCCTTCTAATGGTCTCTATTTCCTGACCTATGAAACCCTTAAGAACCTCCTGACCAcagagggtcaaag CGTGTCCCAACTCAGCACTCCCAAGATCATCCTGgccgggggcgtggccgggaTCCTGAACTGGACCATCGCCCTCCCCCCCGACGTGCTGAAGTCCAACTTCCAGACAG ctgCAGATGGAAAGTATAGAGGTCAAGTAGACGTCCTCAGAACCTTGCTCAGAGAAGAAGGACCAAGAGGCCTCTATAAGGGATTCAACGCAGTGTTTCTGCGAGCCTTCCCTGCCAATGCGGTGAGATTGATTTAA